In Lampris incognitus isolate fLamInc1 chromosome 20, fLamInc1.hap2, whole genome shotgun sequence, one genomic interval encodes:
- the LOC130130420 gene encoding E3 ubiquitin-protein ligase TRIM39-like isoform X1, with protein sequence MASPAAFLSEEQFECFLCQDIFTDPVSIPCGHSFCSACIRGHLDDGRVPGGCPRCNRIFQGRPELCENSFAREMAQRIRAKRQTGKVSATGHHTAGDVLCDVCIGEKRTALKSCLACLASYCEPHLEPHLRVATLRIHKLIEPVADLEDRICRRHQRLLELFCRSDRTCVCVLCTETDHRCHDTVPVEREGRDRQAQIKKMEADVEQMIQDRLTKVDEIKHDVELSKKNLKQDIEDSREVFTALVRSIETGCAELVEVIQRKQREAESRAEGLLTELEWEIVELEKKRTDLKSLSHTEDHLHLLQRFSSLSSLPSTKDWSGIVVHSDNGVGIVRTAVSNIKDMLRLAVNKLSIQELEKVQQYAVDVHLDPRTANPWLVLSDDGMRVWDGEVEQRLPDSPERFDIAPCVLANRGFITGRHYWEVDVGDKTAWDLGVARQSVNRKGVVTLSPDDGYWAICLRNGREYRACAGQAVVLSVSQRPQIVGVFVDYEEGTVSFYDVEAKSHIYSFLNFHFTEAVFPLFNPDMSDGNNNTSPLIIRPVSGTGGAEALDDITI encoded by the exons ATGGCCTCCCCCGCTGCTTTCCTGTCGGAGGAGCAGTTTGAGTGTTTTCTCTGCCAGGACATCTTCACCGACCCCGTTTCCATCCCATGCGGACACAGTTTCTGCTCCGCCTGCATCCGAGGCCACTTGGACGACGGCCGCGTCCCCGGCGGCTGTCCCAGATGTAATCGTATCTTCCAGGGTCGGCCCGAGCTGTGCGAGAACTCCTTCGCCCGGGAAATGGCACAGCGGATCAGAGCGAAGAGGCAAACCGGCAAAGTGTCCGCCACGGGTCACCATACCGCCGGCGACGTCCTTTGCGACGTGTGCATCGGGGAGAAGCGGACGGCCCTCAAGTCGTGCCTGGCGTGCCTCGCCTCCTATTGCGAGCCTCACCTGGAGCCTCACCTGAGGGTTGCCACCCTGAGGATCCACAAACTGATAGAGCCCGTGGCCGACCTGGAGGACCGGATATGCCGGAGACACCAGAGGCTTCTGGAGCTCTTCTGCCGTAGCGACCGGACGTGCGTATGCGTGTTGTGCACCGAGACTGACCACCGCTGCCATGACACCGTCCcagtggagagagagggcagagacAGGCAG GCGCAGATTAAAAAAATGGAGGCAGATGTTGAGCAGATGATCCAGGACAGACTGACAAAGGTGGACGAGATCAAGCATGATGTGGAGCTCAGCAAA AAAAACTTAAAGCAAGACATAGAGGATAGCAGGGAGGTCTTCACCGCACTGGTGCGCTCCATTGAGACGGGATGTGCTGAGCTGGTGGAGGTGATCCAGAGGaagcagagagaggcagagagcagAGCTGAGGGCCTCCTCACCGAACTGGAGTGGGAAATTGTCGAACTGGAGAAGAAGAGAACTGACCTGAAGAGCCTCTCCCACACTGAGGACCACCTCCATCTCCTACAG CGATTTTCATCTCTGAGTTCTCTTCCATCCACCAAGGACTGGTCTGGAATAGTTGTCCATTCAGACAACGGCGTGGGCATTGTGAGGACAGCGGTGTCCAACATTAAGGACATGCTGCGACTGGCTGTAAACAAGCTTTCCATTCAAG AGCTGGAGAAGGTGCAGCAGTATGCAG TTGATGTTCATCTGGACCCCAGAACAGCCAACCCCTGGCTGGTTCTGTCAGACGATGGGATGCGGGTCTGGGATGGGGAAGTTGAACAGAGACTGCCAGACTCACCAGAGCGCTTCGACATAGCGCCATGTGTTCTTGCCAACAGG GGTTTCATCACCGGGAGACACTACTGGGAGGTCGATGTCGGAGACAAGACAGCATGGGACCTGGGTGTGGCTCGACAGTCGGTCAACAGGAAGGGCGTGGTCACGCTAAGCCCCGACGATGGTTATTGGGCCATTTGCCTGAGGAATGGGCGGGAGTACCGGGCATGTGCGGGACAAGCGGTGGTGCTGAGTGTCTCTCAGAGGCCGCAGATCGTCGGGGTGTTTGTGGATTATGAGGAGGGGACAGTGTCCTTCTACGATGTGGAGGCCAAGTCGCacatctactccttcctcaattTCCACTTCACCGAGGCCGTTTTTCCCCTCTTCAATCCGGATATGAGTGACGGGAATAACAACACGTCACCCCTCATCATCCGTCCTGTCAGTGGTACTGGTGGAGCGGAGGCTTTGGATGACATAACTATATGA
- the LOC130130420 gene encoding E3 ubiquitin-protein ligase TRIM39-like isoform X2: MASPAAFLSEEQFECFLCQDIFTDPVSIPCGHSFCSACIRGHLDDGRVPGGCPRCNRIFQGRPELCENSFAREMAQRIRAKRQTGKVSATGHHTAGDVLCDVCIGEKRTALKSCLACLASYCEPHLEPHLRVATLRIHKLIEPVADLEDRICRRHQRLLELFCRSDRTCVCVLCTETDHRCHDTVPVEREGRDRQAQIKKMEADVEQMIQDRLTKVDEIKHDVELSKKNLKQDIEDSREVFTALVRSIETGCAELVEVIQRKQREAESRAEGLLTELEWEIVELEKKRTDLKSLSHTEDHLHLLQDWSGIVVHSDNGVGIVRTAVSNIKDMLRLAVNKLSIQELEKVQQYAVDVHLDPRTANPWLVLSDDGMRVWDGEVEQRLPDSPERFDIAPCVLANRGFITGRHYWEVDVGDKTAWDLGVARQSVNRKGVVTLSPDDGYWAICLRNGREYRACAGQAVVLSVSQRPQIVGVFVDYEEGTVSFYDVEAKSHIYSFLNFHFTEAVFPLFNPDMSDGNNNTSPLIIRPVSGTGGAEALDDITI; encoded by the exons ATGGCCTCCCCCGCTGCTTTCCTGTCGGAGGAGCAGTTTGAGTGTTTTCTCTGCCAGGACATCTTCACCGACCCCGTTTCCATCCCATGCGGACACAGTTTCTGCTCCGCCTGCATCCGAGGCCACTTGGACGACGGCCGCGTCCCCGGCGGCTGTCCCAGATGTAATCGTATCTTCCAGGGTCGGCCCGAGCTGTGCGAGAACTCCTTCGCCCGGGAAATGGCACAGCGGATCAGAGCGAAGAGGCAAACCGGCAAAGTGTCCGCCACGGGTCACCATACCGCCGGCGACGTCCTTTGCGACGTGTGCATCGGGGAGAAGCGGACGGCCCTCAAGTCGTGCCTGGCGTGCCTCGCCTCCTATTGCGAGCCTCACCTGGAGCCTCACCTGAGGGTTGCCACCCTGAGGATCCACAAACTGATAGAGCCCGTGGCCGACCTGGAGGACCGGATATGCCGGAGACACCAGAGGCTTCTGGAGCTCTTCTGCCGTAGCGACCGGACGTGCGTATGCGTGTTGTGCACCGAGACTGACCACCGCTGCCATGACACCGTCCcagtggagagagagggcagagacAGGCAG GCGCAGATTAAAAAAATGGAGGCAGATGTTGAGCAGATGATCCAGGACAGACTGACAAAGGTGGACGAGATCAAGCATGATGTGGAGCTCAGCAAA AAAAACTTAAAGCAAGACATAGAGGATAGCAGGGAGGTCTTCACCGCACTGGTGCGCTCCATTGAGACGGGATGTGCTGAGCTGGTGGAGGTGATCCAGAGGaagcagagagaggcagagagcagAGCTGAGGGCCTCCTCACCGAACTGGAGTGGGAAATTGTCGAACTGGAGAAGAAGAGAACTGACCTGAAGAGCCTCTCCCACACTGAGGACCACCTCCATCTCCTACAG GACTGGTCTGGAATAGTTGTCCATTCAGACAACGGCGTGGGCATTGTGAGGACAGCGGTGTCCAACATTAAGGACATGCTGCGACTGGCTGTAAACAAGCTTTCCATTCAAG AGCTGGAGAAGGTGCAGCAGTATGCAG TTGATGTTCATCTGGACCCCAGAACAGCCAACCCCTGGCTGGTTCTGTCAGACGATGGGATGCGGGTCTGGGATGGGGAAGTTGAACAGAGACTGCCAGACTCACCAGAGCGCTTCGACATAGCGCCATGTGTTCTTGCCAACAGG GGTTTCATCACCGGGAGACACTACTGGGAGGTCGATGTCGGAGACAAGACAGCATGGGACCTGGGTGTGGCTCGACAGTCGGTCAACAGGAAGGGCGTGGTCACGCTAAGCCCCGACGATGGTTATTGGGCCATTTGCCTGAGGAATGGGCGGGAGTACCGGGCATGTGCGGGACAAGCGGTGGTGCTGAGTGTCTCTCAGAGGCCGCAGATCGTCGGGGTGTTTGTGGATTATGAGGAGGGGACAGTGTCCTTCTACGATGTGGAGGCCAAGTCGCacatctactccttcctcaattTCCACTTCACCGAGGCCGTTTTTCCCCTCTTCAATCCGGATATGAGTGACGGGAATAACAACACGTCACCCCTCATCATCCGTCCTGTCAGTGGTACTGGTGGAGCGGAGGCTTTGGATGACATAACTATATGA